Genomic DNA from Hordeum vulgare subsp. vulgare chromosome 2H, MorexV3_pseudomolecules_assembly, whole genome shotgun sequence:
gagcctgatcctttgcgtccaggatacttcaaagggtataatacggaacacgcctggactcacaagtcatgcttatgggatctcccttacttcaaagacctcctttgcccacacaacattgacgtgatgcacactgaaaagaatattgcggaggccatttttggtacattgttcgacatagaggggaagtcaaaagataatcctaaggctagaatcgacctggaggctctatgtgatagaccgttgcaaaacttgcggcaacggaaaggaaagcaaagcattgcgaagccaaaggcatggttcaatcttgaaaggccagctatgagggaaatgctattgtgggtgaaaatccggttgatgttccccgatgggtatgctacgaatctaaagaggggagcgagtcttgagaaattgaaaatatttgggctcaagattcatgattggcacatatggattgagtgggtaatgccggtgatgttgcgtggctttatccctgaggacgaatggctagtactggcagaacggtgctatttcttccgttctctttgtgcgaaagaactatcgcctggcgtgctagatgaaatggaagagttggcgccggagttgatctgcaaattagaaaagatctttccaccgggcttctttaatacaatgcaacatttgattttgcatctcccgaccgaggcaagattgggggggcccgttcaaaatcaatggtgctactcaactgagaggatgcagaagacgcttcgagctaagtgtaaaaataaacgtagaattgaagcatcgatggccgaggcattcattactaaggaggctgcaaacttcgtgacagcacactacgaagccaaaaatcatcatttgtgtaacccgaagccttggtacaatgatggcgatcgagaaaaagttcgatccaaactcagcctattcaaaggtaagctcgcaccatccggtgcttcgaaagggaaatcgttggatgtcgaagaatggcggaccattccattgtatatcttcaccaacctaacataagtgcggccgtacatcgagtaagttctcggtaatttattgttccgcaacttctaattgctttgaactactctgattcccggatatttgatatagtcgatacgtcgccgaattctcggatggagcggtcattgaaaaggattccgtcgaagagtatgagcttctcgcaaagcatggaggcgactatcccggtttcatctcttggttcaaacaaagggtaatttattaccattaagggcccatttgatttattggtttaatttgcggctaatgcatccattctttcgtattaaacttgtaggctgatgcagagtctatggacgccgagttgagacaagtcgctaatggttttgactataaggtccgttcatttgacaaatacaacatcaacgggtatcactttcgtacctttgtcaaagagctatctatgcccgaactAAACACtaaaaattgttctgtctctgctatcggcgaaggagacaccgagtattatggaagagttgaagcaatttatgaacttctattctatggtgaaaacccaccgaccgtcgtagtcttcaaatgttattggtttgagccgagggagactagaaggactcatgaacatataggactagtcgaaatcaaccaaaacacccacttagatgtttccgatgtctatattaccgctcaacaggtgacacaagttttctatctaccatgggcctgccaaactgatccaaatctcaaaggttgggatgtcttttatgaagtgccaccacattttagaccacctaccctcaatgaagaggattacgaacctcacattaacccagacacatatgaaggagaattcttccaagtaacacgtatgtccaagaaacgtttcaagaaccgctctacttcaccccagaacattgaagtaggcagcgacagtgaatccgtctaaacccttgagcccgaacaggaagagcaggaagaagaagaagttactactgcggatgacctgtcacttcttgaccgattacataatggtgtccttccacatgttcttcgtgattgtgatgatgatgatgcatttattgatgatagtgatgatcatgatgcatttattgaccccgaagcatatatagacgaggacgattgttattagttcatgtcaggtattcaactattatactatatataaattttgagttcatgttaggcattcaatttttattagtcatgttggtatttatgacgatgatacacttaaattatatacattttattactcctgttggtatttatgttgtactaatttcatttactctttgtcatgagaggtgttgaaagatggtgggaaagggtcgaaagcactccgcggctgcttcttcgtcggcgggtgatgggatgggtacttccattcctgcctcgcctcttcggagagtgttgctctctaatttgcaaggagcgccccccgtgagaggaggtcgaccccccgcgaagccaagaggcactaaaggtacacgttgtattcatgttggtatttatgttgtactcatgttgtatgcatattggtatgtatatacattttattactcatgttggtatttatgttgtagtaaaggtacacatggccgcgggagaggtagggctacacggtctccgccaccaccccaagatgattcacctgagcacaggacttctagggtggattcgtctgaggtggaggctacacggtcttcggttcacgagcctcgggtcgacgagcctcaggtcgacgagccttctacccacgagactcgtgtcctagaggcttccttccagaggagaagaagaaggggacgagaggagaagaaagaggaaaaatgaaaggaaggaaggaagaagaagaggagaagaagaaggagagggaggaggataagaagaaggagaatgaggagaaggagaaggagctcctccttctccttcttcttcttccttcttcctccttctccttccccttcttcttttcttcttcttctcctcttccttctccttctcctcctcctcctccttcttttacttcttctcgtctttctcttcttctacgtagcgtagactcatccaacaaagcctaaattggataattatccatctaaatgacataattagcttagttagctcaaaaatgacctatttaataaaaaatgacctatacttagctaattatcctcgaaataacataattagctccaaaaaggcattcttagccaatttagcccgaagaaggggacgagaggagaagaaagatgaaaaatgaaagagaggaagaagaagaagaggagaagaagaagaaggagagggaggaggataagaagaaggagaaggacgagaagaaggagaaggagctcctcgttctccttcttcctccttctccttctccttcttcttctcttcttcttctcctcttccttctccttctcctcctcctctccttcttttacttcttcttctctttctcttgttctacgtagcttagactcatccaagaaagcataaattggctaattatccatctaaatgacataattagcttagttagctccaaaatgacctatttaataaaaaatgacctatacttagctaattatcctcgaaatgacataattagctccaaaaaggcattcttagccaatttagcccgaggaaggggacgagaggagaagaaataggaagaatgaaaggaaggaagaagaagaagaggagaagaagaagaaggagagggaggaggataagaagaaggagaaggaggagacgaaggagaaggagcttctccttctccttcttcttcctccttctccttctccttcttcttttcttcttcttctcctcttccttctccttctcctcctcctcctcctcctcgtccttcttttacttcttcttctcttctcttcttctacgtagcttagactcatcgaagaaaggctaaattagctaattatcctacgaaattacataattagcttagttagctccaaaatgacctacagttagctaagttctctcctaaatgacataataaggcttatgtagctccaagatgacctattccccctaacttaggtattaaatggcctataattagcctaactagatccaaagtggcttaataagcatagtttggtcgggaatggcctattttacccaagttagctccgaaacgacctatagttagctagggttccacctagatgacataattagcttagttagctcctaaatggtctatttaataaaacatgacctatacttagctaattatcctcaaaatgacataattagctccaaaaaggcattcttagccaatttagcccgaagaaggcattactaggaaaaggcctgctagtggcgcacccattttggctactaatggcgcactataggtgcgccactagcatcacgccattagatttttttactaatggcacactacaagtgcgccattagtatctggtatactaatggcgcaccaggaagtgcgccattagttCGCTCATGGTGCGcccttagtatctggtatactaatggcgcaccaagaagtgcgccattagtatagctcctggtgcgccattagtatttggtgtactaatggcgcaccaggaggtgctccattagtatagcttatggtgcgccattagtatgcctcccagggccatatttacccatgtgctctggcttactaatggcacactagttgacgatgcgccactagtgtgcttttgaagtgcgccactaaagtgctgagtggtgcgccactagtatgaatattaggtatttattttattttttctaatattTGCACAGGTTAAAAAACATACTAGATCATGAAAGGCGTGCGTTGCCGCGCCCATACATTTTAAAAATGGATTGATAGGATATTTGTAAATATATAGAAACAAAACATGTAGAAAGATTTGTAAAAAATTTGGTCGGTAGCAGCCAAGGAGTGCAGTAGTTGAGCAGTAGGTCCCCAGAAAGAAGACCTATACACTATCACATTATGAAGAATTATCTGTCAAAGGATCAAAGTAGGGTCCACCACTCTGTGCAAACAACCATGCCCTGAACGTAAAGCTCCTTTGCAAACTCTAGAGAAGCCGGGCTTGCCCTTCGGTGTCGGCACTAAGCTAGGGATCAACTGTGTCATCGAGATCAAGGTTGACGATGTTGTCGTTGCCGAGCTCGTCAGGCTCGGGGGTGAGGTCACACATGTTCATCGTCGTGGGTGGTCCTCCTCGTCCACGAAGTGTGCCTGCAACAGTACCATGTGAATGGATTATGAGCATAATCATCCTAGCATACAAATTCTCTCAAGGCAAAGCGTGACAACATAAATTCTATCTACCACCGTTTCAGCAACTACAAAGAATTGGAAAGGAGTAGCTAATCAGATTACAAATATCAAGTCATGGTGGTTATCTTAATAACAAAAATACTTGCTGTGAATAGTGAATTGACTAACTAAAGCCACATCAGGCATCACATACTGCTAGTGCTGCTGCTAAAGTTGGAGTCTGGCGTAAAACATATTCAAAAACATACTATACACAGCACAAGAAAAAGAATGTGCTGATACTCAGACAACAACTCATCTCATCTTTTCAAATCTCATACTAGACACACAAAATTTGGTGTAATACTGAAAATAAGCAACACCCCCAGGTAACCGATGGCAGGTACAtgtagaacatgagagagagggagCATAGTGGGGGATGATACCTTGGCGAGCTCCATTTTGTCGGCACTTGGGTTGGAGGAGCAGCGGGAGAGTGGCGCCGAGGGAAGAGGCCCAATTGGAACTTCAATCTTGCTTGACTGTACAAGTACGTGGAGAAAATCTAACATAAAATTAATAATCAGACCAGTATACCTTCATGAATGTGTCCGAATTCCTTTGTTCTTATCATGCAAcctatttttaaaaatgttgtaaAGAGTTAGGTGAATGCATTCTTTAATTTATAACTATGGCGTCGTTCACCAATTTTTTGCCCTGTTTTTCTCTTAGCTCAACTATGGCGTCGTTCCTTTTTCTATCGCGCGCTCACAACAACAGCAGCTCTTGGCCCAATTTTTGATTTTatcagttgttgctgttgttgcaaaaagaaaagaaaagatgtCAACGTTGCAGTGCAGAACTGATTGATTCTGAAATAGACTAGCTTCGATAGAGAAGGATACCAGCATATCCAATTGAAGGAGAAGATTAGCCGCTAAAACCCGTTGCTCAGGTTCAGTTTGACGGAGGTAGGCCACCAATGTATGCATAATGGCAATGCCTCCTAGCTGCCATATTTTTTGTAGCAAAGAAATTGCAGAGGACCTGAAGGTTGACACAATTGGACAAGTTATCATGGTAAAGATTTAACAATTGAGCCTTATCAGGGTGTGGATCATACCGAGGAATCTGAAGAACCAGTTTTCTTGTGCTTCTACATTATTTTGTGTGGAACATTAAGGTGATGTATGCATAAGAAGGTAAGGGTGCCGGAAGCAGTTAATACTTAATCATCCTGTAAGATCATGGTTATTTGGAACCACCAATAAAAATGAATAACAAGTAGGAAGTCTGAAAGTTAATAGCATAATCACCTAGAGCAAAATGTGTTGGCAAAGGACGTGCAAGCTTGCGCAGGTATGTCAGCTCCTCATCTTCTAGTGTTGGTCTCACACCAGGAGGGCACTGTCTAAATGGAGTTTTGAAGCCTGGAACAACTTCTGGAAGGAGATCAGCATCGACAGGCAATGGCGTGTTCCACCACCAATCTACAAACCGAGGGCCCAAGCTGTCCATCAGTCTGTTGACTTCTCTCTCATAGAGTGTTCCTTCGACAGGTTCTTCATATGCGTGAGCAGCAAGGCTTGGATCAATCCCTCGCAAAACACCATGAGCATCATCACTATGATTTGTTGAAGGCTCGGCGTTGCTTTCGTATTTCCACTGGGGTTCAGGCGCAGTGCATTTTTCAAGGGGGACTCTCTCAATATTAGCTATGGACTTCTAACGATGTTTTATGTTTTCTAGATAACTACTTCATCTGTAAACAAAATGAATGTCTCCTTTTGTCCAAACAACTAGACCTCCTGATTTTATCTGATAAAAGGGAAgtccaaaaaacaaaatttgaggCTTGAATCGAGCATGGTAGTTGTGTAATCGAGAAATTAAAATAGCTGATTAGTAAACAAATTTCACTATGCGTTAAAATTTATATCAAGGCATAATTTTAGTAGGACACAACTGGTTGCCCTCACTCAGTAACTCTTAAGTCAATTAGAGCCTCTGCGGAACACGACATAGGAACTGGAAAAACATGAGCAGGACAGAAATTGGATGGCATAACATGTTCTGTCCTACATATACTGAGCATAAGAGGTTGTTTGTTACAGCACGGGAAACCACATGAATTGTCTTTGGGGATTAGTTGCATGCCATAATTGTCAttgacaaaaagaaaagaaaagtaatCTAGTAGTTTAGGCATAATGGAACATTTCCTTTGAAACTGAGTGTAGAGTAGCACACAAGAGGAAGATGAAATATTATATCCTACAAATCAAACAACCTCTATGAGTTAACAACGGAAGTCCTACAAAAATTTCCTTTAGTTGAAGAGGCCATTAAAAACTCAAAAGTGGCGAGACAATGTTTCAACATTTGCAACTATTGTTGGCAGATAATAGACTGTGTAGCTAATTAAGCACTCAGACCAACCAAATAGACTATCCCACAACAAAAatattggtagacaacctcaagtATCTCCCTTGCTCTGTCCATGCACCGCCGGAGCGGCTCGACGACCACACCTTAATGATTAATGTTCCAGCTTTACTGCAAAATGTTCTCCTGTTCCATCGTGTGATCACATCCATCGCACGCCGTACATCCGACGAAGACTTTGGTTTTGGAGCTATCCATTGAACGGGCCGTCGATTTAATGCCCATCCATCTACTCTCATACCTGCATCTATCCATTCCATCTCATGTAAAGTACACGTCCATTCGGATCCGATCCTTCCCTGCTGCTTCATCAATTTCTGCAGTCACATGCAAAATCACTTATCTTCACAGAAAAAACCTAAAAACTTATCACATGTAAATTTCTACACCTTCAGTAATTATTACCTTGTATCAAGATCGTAGGGATAGTAGCCATACTTCATAATTATCACTGAGCATTatcagcaacaagtaacagcaagagTCAAGAGAGAGAACCTTGCACTGTTTGACTAGTCTTTCTTTGTATACCTTGGCCATGGCGCCTTGTCTTGCCAAAAAAAGAAGATAGATGCGGCTGCACTGCATTTTAGGAGTTCAGGAACCTACCACATGCTTTAGCAGCATACACGTTTTTTTCTCGAGGAATTAGTATGTATCCATAGGTATACATAAATCTAGAGAGATTTTCTGCTGACATCTGAGTATCTGATCAGTGTGCATGATCCTTACAAATCTGGTGCTGCACATTGACCAGTACTATGACTCAACTAAGCACAACACATTAGAGCATCTACGGTTGGATTGAGCAAATCCATTGATTGAATCTTGACCGCATCTCAAATACAAACATGATAAATAACCGCGTCTCAAATACAAACAGGATAAATAAGCATCTGATGCGTAACTAGCAATGACTAGAAAGTAGTACCAAAAGGGTTTGGGATGCAGTATGACGCACTTGAGGGCGGCCTCCTCCGTGGCGTGGATGGCGGCGAGGTCGAGCACACAGCCAGCCTAGTCGAGCGGGTCGTCGTACTTCCCGACGACGGAGAACTCCTGGATGTAGTTGGCCTTGAGCACCCTCATGTTCCGCCGCTCGCCCCTCTCCGCCCTGCCCACGCCCTCCTGTGATCTACGCCGTCATGGAAACAAAGCAACCAGGCAGCACCTAGAAATAGAGCAGGAGGCAGAAGTAAACGGCATGGAGACGGGGGCGGGGAGCAAAGGTTGGATTTGGGAAGGATATGGATGACGAGGAGGTTGCTCGGGCGGTCGAAGGAGACGATCTAGCCCTCGAACTCCTCCCCGAGGGTGGTCTTCGCGGAGATCACCACGGCGACCGTGAACTCCTCGCCGCCGACCTCCATGGCGCCGCCGACGGTGGTGGGTGAGAGGAGGTGGCCGCGGTGAGGTGCGTGAGGGAGGAGCGGAGCACGCACGGTCTGGGTGGGTTGGTGACTctactgagaagacccaaagccgccgccgccgagcagtgcgggttagcaatggcgcacccccgaGGGGTGCGCCATTATAGTTTGttcgatagcaatggcgcatccccgtgaagtgcgccattagtagtttttttatatagcaatggcgcatcccagagaggtgcgccattagtaatcttttttttggatagcaatggcgcatctgtcacatccctgacaccttaagcaagttagcttgtgctcatgtttttctttgcattgcatctaggaatttctcaacaagaacaaagcaaatggtaaaggaaactcaaaaccctagccacttctttaaataaaggaaatctcaaactagttaaaatcaatgaacccaaaatggcctcaagaaaagttcatactttctgataaatcctgaaagtaaatgagcaatgaagaaaacctttttcttgacatttAAGCATTTTATTTaagtgcaaaaagctactggtttcatgttttacatttgaaatcagaaagtttaaactttcaaaaatgttgaaaactttaggaatggttcgaaatattccaacaaatattctagggtgtttaacatagtttttacaaattatttgggagctgaaataaatagtagatcaatgtcagcaattaaaacagaaataaaacagaaagaaatgggaaaaaccttacctgtcgctcaccccggcccagcccagctcctcgtgtcgtcttcctcctcgccagtaggagcaggaggtggccgccgcatcggcgcgcgcctccacgcagctccctggctgcctggccggcgCTTcgtgctggcaagcacggggataagctccccgagcccgtccccatccatccccgtgcccattctccccctctgccccgtttcctactgccgccattggagcccgagaagagctcgagctcgccgtcgttctagcctcccctccttccttctgagccgcgcattagctccgccacaactccctgaagctccctagccacgtgCCCGACTCCCAGATACAGTGAAACAACgagaagcagtcgtcttcttcctcgggtcaccgaagatcgtcgccgacgttctccctccccaggccgtccccgagcaagctagcgccacctctGCCCTCCTCGTGAGCTTCCGcgcctttcccctaagatctccccgtcgatcccctcctctaggcctagttccatcggagcccgacgagatccgccgctgcagctcgtcgccggtggccctcCGGTGACCAGCTtgtccttctgagggcaccagcagcttcaggccgtcgcgtagatgccgtaggagctaagtcccgtgcggaactccctctgtatcgatgaccccGAAGACGCCCGAACCttcgccgccgccaagctcgtcgccggcgtcatctccggccagatcagccccggctaagtacaGAAATGGAATCGCGagagaagtgtcgttcttctcgtgctctccgcgcagcgtttggcctcctgtgcgccgtttccgatgcCCCCCGACGTTctcgtgctcgccggaggctccccgccggtgaggacgacctcgccgccggtggatctcagctggcctgagccactgacgtgtggggccagcctctggatagtttagtaataataaaaataaatcagataaattaataagacacttacatgtgggtccagtgagtttaattaactaagtaagattaatcctaatctagaattgaccagagacactgaccagtaggtcccattggtcaggtttgactttcaacggccagttggacctgctcatgtcatgctgatgcagtaaaagtattttctagtataagaataattccagaaatgtttaaaacttcaaaaattcatagaaattaatccataactccaatgaaaataatttatatatgaaaaagtatcagaaaaaatcatggaatctgaatatgctattttcaatcatgtttgaaaaagttac
This window encodes:
- the LOC123425512 gene encoding uncharacterized protein LOC123425512, with the translated sequence MRHCYRTNYNGAPLGGAPLLTRTARRRRLWVFSVESPTHPDRACSAPPSRTSPRPPPLTHHRRRRHGGRRRGVHGRRGDLREDHPRGGVRGLDRLLRPPEQPPRHPGGRGQGGEGRAAEHEGAQGQLHPGVLRRREVRRPARLGWLCARPRRHPRHGGGRPQVRHTASQTLLCSRIYLLFLARQGAMAKVYKERLVKQCKVLSLDSCCYLLLIMLSDNYEVWLLSLRS